The Magnetovibrio sp. PR-2 genome contains the following window.
GTAGTCCACCAAAGCAGCCTGGATATATTTATCGATCCCGGTGATGCGTGAACCGCCACCGGCAACCAAAATGTTCATCAACATTTCGGCCTGGTCTTCGGGCGGGCACGTTTGGATCAGCTGATCG
Protein-coding sequences here:
- a CDS encoding rod shape-determining protein, producing the protein DQLIQTCPPEDQAEMLMNILVAGGGSRITGIDKYIQAALVDYYGEVNVECVDDPVYAVARGGLKLAKELPPRYWEKLGNVTDY